In one Nocardioides luteus genomic region, the following are encoded:
- a CDS encoding ROK family glucokinase, protein MTTTKKLACGVDVGGTKILGGVVDHDGNIIEDHRVESPAKSPEAIEAAIVEVVQELKTKHPIECVGIGAAGYIDKGRSTVLFAPNIAWRDVPLKERLEKVLELPVVIENDANAAAWGEFEYGAGAEVDNMMLVTVGTGVGGGLVLEGDLYRGAFGVGAEIGHMRVVPNGHLCGCGNRGCWEQYASGSALVRNVRAAARGGSLLAREVLDRAEGDLDKIKGPLITEAARDGDAFAIEALTDLGIWLGEGIASIAAVLDPAVVAIGGGVAEADDLLLGPARRAFLAQLTGRGHRPMLDIRKATLGNEAGLIGAADLARR, encoded by the coding sequence ATGACGACGACGAAGAAGCTGGCCTGCGGTGTCGACGTGGGTGGCACCAAGATCCTCGGCGGAGTCGTCGACCACGACGGCAACATCATCGAGGACCACCGGGTCGAGTCGCCGGCGAAGAGCCCGGAGGCCATCGAGGCCGCCATCGTCGAGGTGGTCCAGGAGCTCAAGACCAAGCACCCGATCGAGTGCGTCGGCATCGGCGCTGCGGGCTACATCGACAAGGGCCGCTCGACGGTCCTCTTCGCCCCCAACATCGCCTGGCGCGACGTGCCGCTCAAGGAGCGCCTGGAGAAGGTCCTCGAGCTGCCGGTCGTGATCGAGAACGACGCCAACGCCGCTGCGTGGGGCGAGTTCGAGTACGGCGCGGGTGCCGAGGTCGACAACATGATGTTGGTGACCGTCGGCACCGGTGTCGGCGGCGGCCTGGTGCTCGAGGGCGACCTCTACCGCGGCGCCTTCGGCGTCGGCGCCGAGATCGGCCACATGCGGGTCGTGCCCAACGGCCACCTGTGCGGCTGCGGCAACCGCGGCTGCTGGGAGCAGTACGCCTCGGGGTCGGCCCTGGTGCGCAACGTCCGCGCCGCGGCGCGCGGCGGGTCGCTGCTGGCCCGCGAGGTCCTGGACCGCGCCGAGGGTGACCTCGACAAGATCAAGGGTCCGCTGATCACCGAGGCGGCCCGCGACGGGGACGCCTTCGCGATCGAGGCGCTGACCGACCTCGGCATCTGGCTGGGCGAGGGGATCGCCTCGATCGCCGCCGTGCTCGACCCGGCCGTGGTGGCCATCGGCGGCGGCGTGGCCGAGGCCGACGACCTGCTGCTCGGGCCTGCCCGGCGTGCCTTCCTGGCGCAGCTGACCGGCCGCGGACACCGCCCGATGCTCGACATCCGCAAGGCGACGCTGGGCAACGAGGCGGGCCTGATCGGCGCGGCCGACCTGGCCCGCAGGTGA
- a CDS encoding DUF5304 family protein, whose protein sequence is MSEQRHEWADEPLGSTAEELGRLMEAIGEWAKDSRIGHLAEGLGDHLGTGAPECTYCPLCRTVHVLRESSPEVKVHLASAAASLMQAAATVLNAAATSPGAGPSEGEDAHSDGVRAEEDATRDWARRSEKVERIDLDGWS, encoded by the coding sequence GTGAGCGAGCAGCGCCACGAGTGGGCGGACGAGCCGTTGGGGTCGACCGCCGAGGAGCTCGGCCGGCTGATGGAGGCCATCGGCGAGTGGGCCAAGGACTCCCGGATCGGCCACCTCGCCGAAGGGCTCGGAGACCATCTCGGAACGGGGGCACCGGAATGCACCTACTGCCCGCTGTGCCGTACCGTTCATGTCCTCCGGGAGTCGAGCCCGGAGGTCAAGGTGCATCTGGCCAGCGCTGCCGCATCGTTGATGCAGGCCGCGGCCACGGTGCTCAACGCGGCGGCCACGAGTCCGGGTGCTGGCCCTAGTGAAGGCGAGGATGCTCACAGTGATGGCGTGCGGGCTGAGGAAGATGCGACCCGGGACTGGGCGCGACGCTCGGAGAAGGTCGAACGGATCGATCTCGACGGCTGGAGCTGA
- a CDS encoding ArsA family ATPase: MRILLFTGKGGVGKSTVSAGTAAMSAARGLRTLVLSTDAAHSLGDAFGLESALGSEPVQVSDHLYVQHVDAQRRFEESWAEVQGYLLSVLDTIGVDRIAAEELTVIPGAEEVFALLELRRMAVSGEWDTIVVDCAPTAETLRLLALPEALGWYLERILPVQRTMVKALKPVLTKAAGVPMPGDSVFDALVRLHDELADVRALLSGPEASVRIVLTPERVVLAEARRSWTTLSLYGYRVDGVVANRIFPAGGSDDWRAGWVKAQDDVLGDVGASFEGLPVWRSFYRPSEPVGVEDLREVAEAAYAWTGSVDPLAVPETPAPFRTASDDGGETTVVHLALPGLAQWVERDQVQLGRNGDELAITVGSYRRLLTLPAALARMRVSGARVEGGELRVTFSRQTTNIESE; the protein is encoded by the coding sequence GTGAGAATCCTTCTCTTCACCGGCAAGGGCGGCGTCGGCAAGTCCACCGTCTCGGCCGGCACCGCGGCGATGTCCGCGGCCCGCGGGCTGCGCACGCTGGTCCTCTCGACCGATGCCGCCCACTCGCTGGGCGACGCCTTCGGCCTCGAGTCGGCGCTCGGCTCGGAGCCCGTCCAGGTCTCCGACCACCTCTACGTCCAGCACGTCGACGCCCAGCGCCGCTTCGAGGAGTCCTGGGCCGAGGTGCAGGGCTATCTGCTGAGCGTCCTGGACACCATCGGGGTGGACCGGATCGCGGCCGAGGAGCTGACCGTCATCCCCGGCGCGGAGGAGGTCTTCGCGCTCCTGGAGCTGCGCCGGATGGCCGTCTCGGGGGAGTGGGACACGATCGTGGTCGACTGCGCCCCGACCGCCGAGACGCTGCGCCTGCTCGCCCTTCCCGAGGCCCTGGGCTGGTATCTGGAGCGCATCCTCCCGGTCCAGCGCACGATGGTGAAGGCGCTCAAGCCGGTGCTCACCAAGGCTGCCGGGGTGCCGATGCCCGGCGACTCCGTCTTCGACGCGCTCGTCCGGCTCCACGACGAGCTCGCCGACGTCCGCGCCCTGCTGTCCGGCCCCGAGGCGTCCGTACGCATCGTGCTGACCCCCGAGCGGGTCGTGCTCGCCGAGGCGCGACGGTCGTGGACGACGCTCTCCCTCTACGGCTACCGCGTCGACGGTGTCGTCGCCAACCGGATCTTCCCGGCGGGCGGCTCCGACGACTGGCGGGCCGGCTGGGTCAAGGCCCAGGACGACGTGCTCGGCGACGTCGGCGCCTCCTTCGAGGGGCTGCCGGTGTGGCGCTCGTTCTACCGGCCCTCCGAGCCGGTGGGCGTCGAGGATCTGCGCGAGGTCGCCGAGGCCGCGTACGCCTGGACCGGCAGCGTCGACCCGCTGGCCGTCCCCGAGACCCCGGCGCCGTTCCGGACGGCGAGCGACGACGGCGGCGAGACCACCGTCGTCCACCTGGCGCTGCCCGGGCTGGCCCAGTGGGTCGAGCGTGACCAGGTCCAGCTGGGCCGCAACGGCGACGAGCTGGCGATCACCGTGGGGTCCTACCGGCGGCTGCTGACCCTGCCCGCCGCACTCGCCCGGATGCGCGTCAGCGGGGCGCGCGTCGAGGGTGGGGAGCTGCGAGTAACGTTTTCTCGGCAGACGACGAACATCGAGAGCGAGTAA
- a CDS encoding SRPBCC family protein: MADQTTSTIVIEAAPSAVMAVIADFKSYPAWAKGMQEVSVLETGVDGRAEQVRFVLDVAPIKDEYTLAYDWDDDRQVTWSLVKGNLLRSMDGAYVLRDLGGRTEVTYRLALDLSIPLIGMLKRKGEKVLIDTALRGLKQRVEK, encoded by the coding sequence ATGGCCGATCAGACCACCTCGACGATCGTGATCGAGGCCGCGCCCTCGGCAGTGATGGCGGTGATCGCGGACTTCAAGTCCTATCCAGCCTGGGCCAAGGGCATGCAGGAGGTCAGCGTCCTCGAGACCGGCGTCGACGGGCGCGCCGAGCAGGTCCGGTTCGTGCTCGACGTCGCGCCGATCAAGGACGAATACACCCTGGCGTACGACTGGGACGACGACCGTCAGGTGACCTGGTCGCTGGTGAAGGGCAACCTGCTGCGGTCGATGGACGGCGCCTACGTGCTGCGCGACCTCGGCGGCCGCACCGAGGTCACCTACCGGCTCGCGCTCGACCTGAGCATCCCGCTGATCGGCATGCTCAAGCGCAAGGGTGAAAAGGTCCTGATCGACACCGCCCTGCGCGGCCTCAAGCAGCGGGTGGAGAAGTAG
- a CDS encoding AMP-dependent synthetase/ligase, with translation MREFSTPATYVVPPTGNLSDDVVRNAAEAPDVAVLSRPGPDGTWVDVTSAEFLAEVSAVAKGLIAAGVGAGDRVALLSKTRYEWTLIDYAIWFAGAATVPIYETSSAEQIEWILQDSAAVAIVAEDAGHIGRISEVRASCTALNNVWSINDNAVDLLVKLGTDITDEQLEARRSAVTPEDAATLIYTSGTTGRPKGCVLTHGNFMFELGVAVDSLDGLFNIEGRSTLLFLPLAHVFARIIQIGCIKSRTRLGHTPDIKNLVADLGTFQPTFVLAVPRVFEKVYNTASQKAVADGKGRIFDMATEVAIDYSRATETGKAPLLLTAKHKLFSKLVYGKLLAALGGNCSYAISGGAPLGDRLGHFYRGIGVTVLEGYGLTETTAALTVNLPEAFKIGTVGRPLPGTSVRVADDGELLFKGGQVLKEYWQNPTATAEAKTDDGWFHSGDLGEVDDEGFVKITGRKKEILVTAGGKNVAPAVLEDRLRAHVLVDQCIVVGDGQPFIGAIVTIDPEALPTWAEANGKSANIDDLVDDEDLRAVIQSAVDDANKAVSKAESIRKFVIIPDSWTEEGGQLTPSLKLKRNVVMREFSHEVEALYAK, from the coding sequence GTGCGCGAGTTCTCCACGCCCGCGACGTACGTCGTTCCCCCCACCGGCAACCTGAGCGACGATGTCGTCCGCAACGCCGCCGAGGCGCCCGATGTGGCCGTCCTCAGCCGGCCAGGTCCTGACGGCACCTGGGTCGACGTGACGTCCGCGGAGTTCCTCGCCGAGGTCTCCGCGGTCGCCAAGGGTCTGATCGCGGCGGGTGTCGGCGCTGGGGACCGGGTCGCGCTGCTCTCCAAGACTCGCTACGAGTGGACCCTGATCGACTACGCGATCTGGTTCGCCGGCGCGGCGACGGTGCCGATCTACGAGACCTCCTCCGCCGAGCAGATCGAGTGGATCCTGCAGGACTCCGCCGCCGTCGCGATCGTCGCCGAGGACGCCGGGCACATCGGCCGGATCAGCGAGGTCCGCGCGAGCTGCACCGCTCTCAACAACGTCTGGTCGATCAACGACAACGCCGTCGACCTGCTGGTCAAGCTCGGCACCGACATCACCGACGAGCAGCTCGAGGCCCGCCGCAGCGCGGTCACCCCCGAGGACGCCGCGACCCTGATCTACACCTCCGGCACCACCGGGCGCCCGAAGGGCTGCGTGCTCACCCACGGCAACTTCATGTTCGAGCTCGGCGTCGCGGTCGACTCCCTCGACGGCCTGTTCAACATCGAGGGCCGCAGCACGCTGCTGTTCCTGCCGCTCGCGCACGTCTTCGCGCGGATCATCCAGATCGGCTGCATCAAGTCGCGCACCCGCCTGGGCCACACCCCCGACATCAAGAACCTCGTCGCCGACCTCGGCACCTTCCAGCCGACCTTCGTGCTGGCGGTGCCGCGGGTCTTCGAGAAGGTCTACAACACCGCCTCGCAGAAGGCCGTCGCCGACGGCAAGGGCCGCATCTTCGACATGGCGACCGAGGTCGCGATCGACTACTCGCGGGCCACCGAGACCGGCAAGGCCCCGCTTCTCCTCACCGCCAAGCACAAGCTGTTCTCCAAGCTCGTCTACGGCAAGCTGCTCGCCGCCCTCGGCGGCAACTGCTCCTACGCCATCTCCGGCGGCGCGCCGCTCGGCGACCGCCTCGGCCACTTCTACCGCGGCATCGGCGTCACCGTCCTGGAGGGCTACGGCCTCACCGAGACGACCGCCGCGCTGACCGTCAACCTGCCCGAGGCGTTCAAGATCGGCACCGTCGGGCGGCCGCTCCCCGGCACCTCGGTCCGCGTCGCCGACGACGGCGAGCTGCTCTTCAAGGGCGGCCAGGTGCTCAAGGAGTACTGGCAGAACCCGACGGCCACCGCCGAGGCCAAGACCGACGACGGATGGTTCCACTCCGGCGACCTCGGTGAGGTCGACGACGAGGGCTTCGTCAAGATCACCGGCCGCAAGAAGGAGATCCTGGTCACCGCCGGCGGCAAGAACGTCGCCCCGGCCGTCCTCGAGGACCGCCTCCGCGCCCACGTGCTCGTCGACCAGTGCATCGTCGTCGGCGACGGCCAGCCGTTCATCGGCGCGATCGTCACCATCGACCCCGAGGCGCTGCCCACCTGGGCCGAGGCCAACGGCAAGTCGGCCAACATCGACGACCTGGTCGACGACGAGGACCTGCGCGCAGTGATCCAGAGCGCCGTCGACGACGCCAACAAGGCGGTCTCCAAGGCCGAATCGATCCGCAAGTTCGTGATCATCCCCGACTCCTGGACCGAGGAGGGTGGCCAGCTCACCCCCAGCCTCAAGCTCAAGCGCAACGTGGTCATGCGCGAGTTCAGCCACGAGGTCGAGGCGCTCTACGCGAAGTAA
- a CDS encoding M48 family metallopeptidase, translating to MRRTSWVVLVLGAVAFVVLAWTLIPWHPYPGGPLDLPDERDVFTPEELERMLAYSGTARWLSRASLLVSLVVACVLGFASLGRRLVARLRGPWLLRVVLAVAVVTLFGWIATLPFGVAIHRLQVRYGLSRQGWTPWLTDSLLNQVVGIVITSLALLALFACIRLGRRWWPAVAAGLVAALVMLGSFVYPVVIDPLFNDFEPLPRGQLRTEVMAIAEREGVDLDDVLVVDASRRTTSLNAYVTGFGSTRRVVLYDNLVDSQRDAAAHGAVLSVVAHELAHAKHDDVLVGTVIGAAGAVAGVGLLGLLLSYRRQDQYATPEGIPMLLAVFALASVLAMPVQNGLSRHVEARADVDALHATGDLESFTRLQHALGVRSLSDPSPQAWSQWWFGSHPTTLQRIAIAHRVLD from the coding sequence ATGCGGCGTACGTCCTGGGTGGTTCTCGTCCTCGGGGCGGTCGCATTCGTGGTGCTCGCCTGGACGCTGATCCCGTGGCATCCCTACCCGGGCGGCCCGCTCGACCTGCCCGACGAGCGTGACGTGTTCACCCCCGAGGAGCTGGAGCGGATGCTGGCCTACTCCGGCACCGCACGCTGGCTCAGCCGGGCCTCGCTGCTCGTCTCACTGGTCGTCGCCTGCGTGCTCGGGTTCGCCTCGCTCGGGAGGCGCCTGGTGGCCCGGCTGCGGGGGCCGTGGCTGCTCCGGGTGGTGCTCGCGGTCGCCGTGGTCACGCTCTTCGGCTGGATCGCGACGCTGCCGTTCGGGGTGGCGATCCACCGCCTGCAGGTGCGCTACGGGCTCTCCAGGCAGGGGTGGACGCCCTGGCTGACCGACTCGCTGCTCAACCAGGTCGTCGGCATCGTGATCACCTCCCTGGCGCTGCTCGCGCTCTTCGCCTGCATCCGCCTCGGCCGTCGGTGGTGGCCGGCCGTCGCCGCCGGCCTGGTCGCGGCCCTGGTGATGCTCGGATCGTTCGTCTACCCGGTCGTCATCGACCCGCTGTTCAACGACTTCGAGCCGCTGCCGCGCGGCCAGCTCCGCACCGAGGTGATGGCGATCGCCGAGCGCGAGGGCGTCGATCTCGACGATGTCCTGGTGGTCGATGCCTCCCGGCGCACGACCTCGCTCAACGCGTACGTCACCGGCTTCGGCTCCACCCGCCGGGTCGTCCTCTACGACAACCTCGTCGACTCGCAGCGCGATGCGGCGGCGCACGGGGCGGTCCTCTCCGTCGTCGCCCACGAGCTCGCCCATGCCAAGCACGACGACGTCCTGGTCGGCACCGTCATCGGCGCCGCCGGCGCGGTCGCCGGCGTCGGGCTGCTGGGGCTGCTGCTCTCCTACCGCCGCCAGGACCAGTACGCCACCCCCGAAGGCATCCCGATGCTGCTGGCGGTCTTCGCCCTGGCGAGCGTGTTGGCGATGCCCGTCCAGAACGGGCTCAGCCGGCACGTCGAGGCCCGCGCCGATGTCGACGCGCTCCACGCCACCGGCGACCTGGAGTCGTTCACGCGGCTGCAGCACGCCCTCGGCGTACGCTCGCTCTCCGACCCGTCGCCCCAGGCCTGGTCGCAGTGGTGGTTCGGGTCCCACCCGACGACGCTGCAGCGGATCGCGATCGCGCATCGCGTTCTCGACTGA
- a CDS encoding C40 family peptidase — MTRDRKRLIAGAAGIAAIGVAGIIPAATPAQAEPDIDDVRKKVDKLYTQAEAANEDYSNAKLRLQDLKDQLEDLNADEKRQSKELDKIRAELRDSVLRQFEGSDVSAVGQVITSEDPQEFLAGLATVSSYNALQADLLARYNTEAEALQVRREATEDAKAQMAKVKTTMQQKKSEIDKKFEAAQSELDELEADELAKIQSTDTSIPSNLPPPSGRAKAAVDYALAQVGDSYVYGATGTESWDCSGLTMGAWGQAGVSLPHSSSAQYSSGPQVSRDQLAPGDLVFYYSPISHVGMYIGNGQIVHAANPSTGVKVSPIDEMPYTGAVRPG, encoded by the coding sequence GTGACACGCGACCGGAAGCGACTCATTGCCGGTGCAGCCGGCATCGCCGCCATCGGTGTCGCCGGGATCATTCCCGCAGCGACCCCCGCCCAGGCCGAACCAGACATCGACGACGTTCGCAAGAAGGTCGACAAGCTCTACACGCAGGCCGAGGCGGCCAACGAGGACTACAGCAACGCCAAGCTGCGGCTGCAGGACCTCAAGGACCAGCTCGAGGACCTCAACGCCGACGAGAAGCGCCAGAGCAAGGAGCTGGACAAGATCCGCGCCGAGCTCCGCGACTCCGTGCTGCGGCAGTTCGAGGGCTCCGACGTCTCCGCCGTCGGCCAGGTGATCACCTCCGAGGACCCGCAGGAGTTCCTCGCCGGTCTCGCCACCGTCTCGTCCTACAACGCGCTGCAGGCCGACCTGCTGGCTCGGTACAACACCGAGGCCGAGGCCCTCCAGGTGCGCCGCGAGGCCACCGAGGACGCCAAGGCGCAGATGGCCAAGGTCAAGACGACCATGCAGCAGAAGAAGAGCGAGATCGACAAGAAGTTCGAGGCGGCCCAGTCCGAGCTCGACGAGCTCGAGGCCGATGAGCTCGCGAAGATCCAGTCCACCGACACCAGCATCCCGTCCAACCTGCCGCCGCCCTCGGGCCGCGCCAAGGCGGCCGTGGACTACGCCCTGGCCCAGGTCGGCGACTCCTACGTCTACGGCGCCACCGGCACCGAGTCGTGGGACTGCTCCGGTCTCACCATGGGTGCCTGGGGCCAGGCCGGTGTCTCGCTGCCCCACTCCTCCTCGGCGCAGTACAGCAGCGGTCCGCAGGTCTCGCGCGACCAGCTCGCCCCCGGCGACCTGGTCTTCTACTACAGCCCGATCAGCCACGTCGGTATGTACATCGGCAACGGCCAGATCGTGCACGCCGCCAACCCGAGCACCGGCGTGAAGGTCTCGCCGATCGACGAGATGCCCTACACGGGCGCCGTCCGCCCGGGCTGA
- a CDS encoding NYN domain-containing protein, whose amino-acid sequence MEVSAYATLPDTVRGRIVALTAGVLPDVVRLPPALKRIADFAPARRAKAGGAMIASVLETDDEVREKVGSQLRPAYVSEGSGEDVTLPEDPAEAAAVVWLVRPDGWEVSLKEALDRLDAAAVPVVDAEVARLRGKLAAAEDEIREVRADRKARLDELKADNTALRRKLGEARAAAREAGTGLDEALTEAREALARAQEELASRDRQLRQLRGQIDKLEREAAAERRTSKTDREDASLRARFLLDTLLDAAGGLRRELALPPVTGTPGERVEAELASADAAAGVGVTSSAHLEQFLAMPRVRLIVDGYNVSKALWPDSALDAQRLRLLRAIAPIAARTGAETTVVFDAHSASVRPTAVPPRGVKVIFSPEGVIADDVIRDLVDAEPAGRVVLVATDDAEVIKDVRRAGARTVPLSSLSPLLG is encoded by the coding sequence ATGGAGGTCTCCGCGTACGCGACGCTCCCCGACACGGTCCGGGGGCGCATCGTCGCGCTCACGGCCGGGGTGCTTCCCGACGTGGTGCGGCTCCCGCCCGCGCTCAAGCGGATCGCCGACTTCGCGCCCGCCCGGCGCGCCAAGGCCGGCGGCGCGATGATCGCCTCGGTGCTCGAGACCGACGACGAGGTGCGGGAGAAGGTCGGGAGCCAGCTGCGCCCGGCGTACGTCTCCGAGGGCTCCGGCGAGGACGTCACGCTGCCGGAGGATCCGGCCGAGGCGGCCGCCGTCGTGTGGCTCGTCCGCCCCGACGGCTGGGAGGTCTCGCTCAAGGAGGCCCTGGACCGGCTGGACGCCGCCGCGGTCCCGGTGGTCGATGCCGAGGTCGCTCGCCTTCGCGGCAAGCTCGCCGCGGCGGAGGACGAGATCCGCGAGGTGCGTGCCGACCGCAAGGCGCGGCTCGACGAGCTCAAGGCCGACAACACTGCGCTGCGCCGCAAGCTCGGCGAGGCGCGGGCCGCCGCCCGCGAGGCCGGCACCGGCCTGGACGAGGCTCTGACCGAGGCACGCGAGGCGCTCGCCCGCGCCCAGGAGGAGCTCGCCTCCCGTGACCGCCAGCTGCGCCAGCTCCGCGGCCAGATCGACAAGCTCGAGCGCGAGGCGGCCGCCGAGCGGCGTACGTCGAAGACGGACCGCGAGGACGCCTCGCTGCGGGCCCGGTTCCTGCTCGACACCCTGCTCGACGCGGCCGGCGGGCTCCGCCGCGAGCTCGCGCTGCCGCCGGTCACCGGCACCCCGGGCGAGCGGGTCGAGGCCGAGCTGGCCTCCGCCGACGCCGCCGCGGGCGTCGGCGTCACCAGCAGCGCCCACCTCGAGCAGTTCCTGGCGATGCCCAGGGTCCGGCTGATCGTGGACGGCTACAACGTCTCCAAGGCCCTGTGGCCCGACTCCGCGCTCGATGCCCAGCGGCTGCGGCTGCTGCGCGCGATCGCCCCGATCGCGGCCCGCACCGGCGCCGAGACGACCGTCGTCTTCGACGCCCACTCCGCATCCGTACGTCCCACCGCCGTGCCCCCTCGTGGCGTCAAGGTCATCTTCTCCCCCGAGGGCGTCATCGCCGACGACGTCATCCGCGACCTCGTCGACGCCGAGCCCGCCGGCCGTGTCGTCCTCGTCGCCACCGACGACGCCGAGGTCATCAAGGACGTACGCCGCGCCGGCGCCCGCACCGTCCCGCTCTCCTCGCTCTCGCCCCTTCTCGGCTGA
- a CDS encoding DEDD exonuclease domain-containing protein, producing the protein MSTMAVREARKEMRARAVARRHQETAGRWEAQRGFDELGRPLRDLTFCVVDLETTGNSPDNGGMITEIGAVKVRGGEVLGEFQTLVNPHTGIPPSIAVLTGITNSMVASSPTIESVLPAFLEFAEGCVLVAHNAPFDVGFLKHFAAKQERPWPRFEVLDTVKIARRVITRDEAPNHKLGSLARVFGSPTTPNHRALQDARATVDVLHGMMERLGNLGVLTLEDLAAFSTKVTTAQRKKRHLAEDLPHAPGVYLFKDSQDRVLYIGTSKDLRTRVRTYFTASETRSRMGEMVGLAATVQGIECATALEAGVRELRLIGEHKPPYNRRSRRPEKMHFVKLTQEPWPRLSLVKRVLDDDADYLGPFGSKKVAEKALQALHDTFPIRQCSDRLPLLPRKTPCVLAELHRCLSPCDQSVPAETYATLVSRVRESILHRPDEVVETITERLTGLAEQERFEEAAVHRDRLTSYLRAAARTQRLSALTRLPDLTAIRREDDGRWAVHVVRHGRLAAAGVIPREANAHAYVADLQLSAETVLDAPGPVPAASAEETELVLRWLESPGVRLAHIEGEWTCPIDGAGRRAASL; encoded by the coding sequence ATGAGCACGATGGCGGTTCGTGAGGCGCGGAAGGAGATGCGCGCCCGAGCCGTGGCACGCCGGCACCAGGAGACCGCCGGCCGCTGGGAGGCGCAGCGCGGCTTCGACGAGCTCGGCCGACCGCTGCGCGACCTCACCTTCTGCGTGGTCGACCTGGAGACTACCGGCAACAGCCCCGACAACGGCGGCATGATCACCGAGATCGGCGCGGTGAAGGTGCGCGGCGGCGAGGTGCTGGGTGAGTTCCAGACGCTGGTCAACCCGCACACCGGCATCCCGCCGTCGATCGCCGTCCTGACCGGCATCACCAACTCGATGGTCGCCTCCTCCCCCACGATCGAGTCGGTGCTGCCGGCGTTCCTCGAGTTCGCCGAGGGCTGCGTGCTGGTCGCCCACAACGCTCCGTTCGACGTGGGCTTCCTCAAGCACTTCGCGGCGAAGCAGGAGCGGCCCTGGCCGCGTTTCGAGGTGCTCGACACGGTGAAGATCGCCCGGCGGGTGATCACCCGCGACGAGGCGCCCAACCACAAGCTCGGCTCGCTCGCGCGGGTCTTCGGCTCCCCCACGACCCCCAACCACCGTGCGCTCCAGGACGCACGGGCCACCGTCGACGTCCTCCACGGGATGATGGAGCGCCTCGGCAACCTCGGTGTGCTGACCCTCGAGGACCTGGCCGCGTTCTCGACCAAGGTCACCACCGCCCAGCGCAAGAAGCGCCATCTGGCCGAGGACCTGCCGCACGCGCCCGGCGTCTATCTGTTCAAGGACAGCCAGGACCGGGTGCTCTACATCGGCACCTCGAAGGACCTGCGCACGCGCGTACGCACCTACTTCACCGCCTCCGAGACCCGCTCCCGGATGGGCGAGATGGTCGGGCTGGCGGCGACCGTGCAGGGCATCGAGTGCGCCACGGCGCTGGAGGCGGGGGTGCGCGAGCTGCGGCTCATCGGTGAGCACAAGCCGCCCTACAACCGTCGCTCGCGACGACCGGAGAAGATGCACTTCGTCAAGCTCACCCAGGAGCCGTGGCCCAGGCTCTCGCTGGTCAAGCGGGTGCTCGACGACGACGCGGACTACCTCGGGCCGTTCGGCTCCAAGAAGGTCGCCGAGAAGGCGCTCCAGGCCCTCCACGACACGTTCCCGATCCGGCAGTGCTCCGACCGGCTCCCGCTGCTCCCGCGCAAGACCCCGTGCGTCCTCGCCGAGCTCCACCGCTGCCTGAGCCCGTGCGACCAGAGCGTCCCGGCCGAAACGTACGCGACCTTGGTGTCCCGGGTCCGCGAGTCGATCCTCCACCGGCCCGACGAGGTCGTCGAGACGATCACCGAGCGGCTCACCGGCCTGGCCGAGCAGGAGCGGTTCGAGGAGGCGGCCGTCCACCGCGACCGGCTCACCTCCTACCTGCGCGCCGCGGCCCGCACCCAGCGGCTCAGCGCCCTGACCCGGCTGCCCGACCTCACCGCGATCCGGCGGGAGGACGACGGCCGCTGGGCGGTCCACGTCGTCCGCCACGGGCGGCTCGCCGCGGCCGGGGTGATCCCCCGGGAGGCGAATGCGCACGCCTACGTCGCCGACCTCCAGCTCAGCGCGGAGACGGTCCTGGACGCACCGGGACCGGTGCCGGCCGCGAGTGCCGAGGAGACCGAGCTGGTGCTGCGCTGGCTGGAGTCCCCGGGCGTACGCCTCGCCCACATCGAGGGCGAGTGGACCTGCCCGATCGACGGTGCGGGCCGGCGGGCAGCGAGCCTCTAG
- a CDS encoding Lrp/AsnC family transcriptional regulator: MITAIVFINAEVSQIPEVAEAVAAIDGVSEVYSVTGQIDLIALVRVRAHEDVATVVADKVNKVPGVLETETHIAFRTYSQVDLEAAFSIGLD, translated from the coding sequence GTGATCACAGCGATCGTCTTCATCAATGCCGAGGTCTCCCAGATCCCCGAGGTGGCAGAGGCCGTGGCCGCCATCGACGGCGTCAGCGAGGTCTACTCCGTGACCGGCCAGATCGACCTGATCGCCCTGGTGCGCGTCCGTGCCCACGAGGACGTGGCCACGGTGGTCGCCGACAAGGTCAACAAGGTCCCCGGCGTCCTCGAGACCGAGACCCACATCGCCTTCCGCACCTACTCCCAGGTCGACCTGGAAGCCGCCTTCTCCATCGGCCTGGACTGA